A window of Nitrosopumilus sp. b3 contains these coding sequences:
- the pyrE gene encoding orotate phosphoribosyltransferase produces the protein MEFVKEFATFLHEKGIIKFGEFTLASGKKSSYYVDLRLVPSYPHEFRKMVKYLENEIAQNVGLTNFDSIVSVPTGGLVIASALAIETVKPLIYVRSKPKDYGTSKSVEGKIHDGMKVVMIDDVATTGGSVVNAIKSLKEVNISVKDAYVIVNRMEGADKALSELGVSMHSILNILQITEALYEQNLVDENVLEKVKKQISK, from the coding sequence ATGGAATTTGTAAAAGAGTTTGCGACCTTTTTGCATGAAAAAGGCATAATAAAATTTGGAGAATTCACTCTTGCAAGTGGGAAAAAGAGTTCTTACTATGTGGATTTAAGACTAGTTCCAAGCTATCCACATGAATTTAGAAAAATGGTAAAATATCTTGAAAATGAAATTGCTCAAAATGTTGGATTAACTAATTTTGATTCTATAGTTTCTGTTCCAACAGGAGGTTTGGTGATTGCTTCAGCATTAGCAATAGAAACGGTAAAACCTCTAATTTATGTGAGAAGCAAACCAAAAGATTATGGTACTTCAAAATCAGTAGAAGGGAAAATTCATGATGGAATGAAAGTAGTTATGATAGATGATGTCGCAACAACTGGAGGTTCAGTAGTAAATGCAATTAAATCATTAAAAGAAGTCAACATTTCAGTAAAAGATGCATATGTAATTGTCAATAGAATGGAAGGTGCAGATAAAGCATTATCTGAATTGGGAGTTAGTATGCATTCAATTCTAAATATTTTACAAATTACAGAAGCGTTGTATGAGCAAAATTTAGTAGATGAAAATGTTCTGGAAAAAGTGAAAAAGCAAATTAGCAAATGA